A single genomic interval of Bos indicus isolate NIAB-ARS_2022 breed Sahiwal x Tharparkar chromosome 5, NIAB-ARS_B.indTharparkar_mat_pri_1.0, whole genome shotgun sequence harbors:
- the TMEM106C gene encoding transmembrane protein 106C: MGSRHSTYAHRPFSKRRKADDTEDSLAEREQQEAIAQFPYVEFTGRDSITCLTCQGTGYIPEQVNELVALIPHSDQRLRPQRTKQYVLLSILLCLLASGLVVFFLFPHSVLVDDDGIKVVKVTFDEQRSLVILAITATLKIRNSNFYSVAVTSLSSEVQYMNTVVGSYTTTNISLIPPRSEHLVNFTAKAEMGGPYSYVYFFCTLPYIGVHNVVVFVRTSVKISYIGHVTQSSLETHHYVDCGVNSTAV, from the exons ATGGGGTCCCGTCATTCCACCTATGCTCACCGGCCTTTCAGCAAGAGAAGGAAAGCAGATGACACTGAGGATTCTCTGGCCGAACGGGAGCAGCAGGAGGCTATTGCTCAGTTCCCGTATGTGGAATTCACCGGGCGAGATAGCATTACCTGTCTCACGTGTCAGGGGACAGGCTACATTCCAG AGCAAGTTAATGAGTTGGTGGCTTTGATCCCTCACAGCGATCAGCGGTTGCGTCCTCAGAGAAC GAAGCAGTATGTCCTCCTCTCTATCCTGCTCTGCCTCCTGGCGTCTGGTTTGGTGGTTTTCTTCCTGTTTCCACATTCAGTCCTCGTGGATGACGATGGCATCAAAGTGGTGAAAGTCACATTTGATGAGCAGAGGTCCCTTGTCATCCTCGCCATCACG GCCACCCTGAAAATTAGAAATTCCAACTTCTACTCCGTGGCAGTGACCAGCCTGTCCAGCGAGGTTCAGTACATGAACACCGTGGTTGGGTCGTACACGACGACTAACATCTCCCTCATTCCGCCTCGGAGCGAGCACTTG GTGAATTTTACCGCGAAGGCCGAGATGGGAGGACCATATTCCTATGTGTA CTTCTTCTGCACGCTACCCTATATTGGAGTGCACAACGTAGTGGTCTTCGTTCG AACTTCGGTGAAGATTTCCTACATTGGCCACGTGACCCAGAGCTCCTTGGAGACACATCACTATGTGGATTGTGGAGTAAATTCCACAGCAGTTTAG